Proteins from a genomic interval of Rattus norvegicus strain BN/NHsdMcwi chromosome 2, GRCr8, whole genome shotgun sequence:
- the Dcst1 gene encoding E3 ubiquitin-protein ligase DCST1 isoform X3, with protein sequence MNIYEEQKVVALYGLTSLGAIGWGISPHIRCASLLLVPKMLGKEGRLFIMGYALASIYKGPVANLQYNINEVIASLGCTVELQINNTRSAWRVSTAPLRAVFKDMLSSKDSLKTEIANVSTSFEDLDAQVESNIGYSPEDKDMDTAPGTKALGTGTSRARLHLSTQMVYELKTKLRCSHVVNKAILSCYRWFDKKHQRCMQRIQVPLLNSLLCLPMKFKFFCNIAKVMEIWCHKRIPVEGNFGQTYDSVNQSIHGLSGEFSANIDIKEQKQSAVVGLSTNWEHVSVEVRDYAHQQEARLQWAVGLMHVLLSCTFLLVFHAAFSYMDNYNWDIRFDNIYISTYFYQIDARRKKLGKQSLLPLRKAEKTSVIFPLKATIQATEMRNVIRELLETLPILLLLLVLFAIDWVLYSIFDTIGHHSFVQYSFRSSHKLEINVEGDSILARLLRKTIGALNTTSDTEMETNNMPCLPRAVGLSAGGYFRASLPTCLLMCVCLAQAFGYRLRRVIAAFYFPKREKKRVLFLYNELLRKRSAFTKLRRAAIVRRARQQTTPRPPVVDALYRRCPLLRRLTRRRCVVCQALETPESYVCPTPDCKALYCRSCWDDMQRQCPVCTPREELSSSAHSDSNDDTVYGE encoded by the exons GCTTGGGGGCCATAGGCTGGGGCATCTCCCCTCACATCCGCTGTGCCAGTCTCCTGTTGGTACCCAAGATGCTGGGCAAAGAAGGCAGACTCTTTATCATGGGATATGCTCTGGCTTCCATCTACAAAG GGCCGGTGGCCAATCTACAGTACAACATCAATGAGGTGATAGCATCCCTGGGCTGCACCGTGGAGCTGCAAATCAACAACACCCGATCTGCCTGGCGCGTCTCCACGGCCCCTCTGCGGGCAGTGTTCAAGGATATGCTG AGCAGCAAAGACTCACTGAAAACAGAGATTGCAAACGTCTCGACCTCCTTTGAGGACCTGGATGCCCAGGTGGAGAGTAACATTGGCTACTCACCTGAGGACAAGGACATGGACACAGCCCCAGGCACGAAGGCCCTCGGAACCGGAACCTCCAGAGCCAGACTCCACCTGTCCACACAGATGGTGTATGAGCTGAAGACCAAGCTGCGCTGTTCTC ATGTAGTGAATAAGGCCATACTGAGCTGCTACCGCTGGTTTGACAAAAAGCATCAACGGTGCATGCAACGCATCCAGGTCCCACTCCTGAACAGCCTGCTCTGCCTGCCAATGAAGTTCAAGTTCTTCTGTAACATTGCCAAGG TGATGGAGATCTGGTGTCACAAACGCATCCCCGTGGAAGGCAACTTTGGGCAAACCTATGACTCGGTCAACCAGTCTATTCATGGTCTGTCTGGAGAATTTTCAGCCAATATTGACATTAAG GAGCAGAAGCAGTCTGCAGTGGTGGGTCTCAGCACGAACTGGGAACACGTGAGCGTCGAGGTGCGGGACTATGCTCACCAGCAGGAGGCCCGTCTGCAGTGGGCTGTGGGGCTGATGCACGTGCTCCTGTCCTGCACCTTCCTGCTTGTCTTCCATGC agcCTTCTCCTACATGGATAACTACAACTGGGACATCCGCTTTGACAACATCTACATCAGCACCTACTTCTATCAGATCGATGCCCGCAGGAAGAAGCTG GGCAAACAGAGTCTGTTGCCACTCCGCAAGGCAGAAAAGACATCCGTCATCTTCCCTCTCAAGGCCACTATCCAGGCCACGGAGATGCGCAATGTG ATAAGGGAGCTCCTAGAGACACTGCccatcctcctcctgctgctggtgCTGTTTGCAATCGACTGGGTGCTCTACTCCATCTTTGACACCATTGGTCACCACTCCTTCGTGCAGTACTCCTTCCGCA GCAGTCACAAGCTGGAGATAAATGTTGAGGGAGACTCCATACTTGCCAGGCTCCTTCGGAAAACCATCGGAGCTCTGAACACCACCTCGGATACAGAAATGGAGACAAACAACATGC CCTGCCTGCCCCGAGCCGTGGGCCTGTCTGCCGGCGGCTACTTTAGAGCCTCACTGCCAACCTGCCTGCTTATGTGTGTCTGCCTAGCTCAGGCCTTTGGCTACCGACTCCGGAGGGTCATCGCAGCCTTCTACTTCCCCAAG AGAGAGAAGAAGCGGGTTCTCTTCCTCTACAATGAGTTACTGAGGAAGAGATCAGCTTTCACAAAGCTGAGGAGGGCGGCCATTGTCCGGCGGGCACGGCAGCAGACCACTCCA CGCCCCCCCGTGGTGGACGCGCTGTACCGCCGGTGCCCGCTCCTGCGCCGCTTGACGCGTCGGCGCTGCGTGGTGTGCCAGGCACTAGAGACGCCCGAGTCCTACGTGTGTCCCACGCCGGACTGCAAGGCCCTGTATTGCCGGTCGTGCTGGGACGACATGCAACGGCAGTGCCCGGTGTGCACGCCCCGCGAGGAGCTCTCTTCATCCGCCCACAGCGACAGCAACGACGACACTGTATACGGCGAATGA